One genomic window of Gossypium hirsutum isolate 1008001.06 chromosome D11, Gossypium_hirsutum_v2.1, whole genome shotgun sequence includes the following:
- the LOC107911398 gene encoding E3 ubiquitin-protein ligase ATL6, whose amino-acid sequence MLNLSRCIFLCTVTVVVVAAQLEVAPREESYGLYSHFEPSMVIVVMILVCVFFFIGFLSIYIRQCKELNDISTDVSTVERYQPEGLDQSVIESFPVFIYSCVKDLKIGKGALECAVCLSEFEDDEKLRFLPKCSHVFHPQCIDAWLAYHVTCPVCRAKLTPDSDTKSNTTELNSNSNSINESSHPTTEGSVEERNAYVVIKVNEESGARAEKIRGKFQHSHSTGHSVIQPGENVERFTLKLPEEIRKQITKRGKLKQTRSYDVLLGRDGEDEEK is encoded by the coding sequence ATGTTAAATCTCAGCCGTTGTATTTTCTTGTGCACAGTAACCGTCGTTGTAGTAGCGGCGCAGCTAGAAGTTGCACCAAGGGAAGAGTCGTATGGCCTTTACTCTCACTTCGAGCCGTCGATGGTGATCGTCGTTATGATCCTCGTTTGCGTTTTCTTCTTCATCGGTTTCCTCTCCATTTATATCAGACAATGTAAAGAATTAAACGACATTTCGACGGACGTTTCCACAGTCGAAAGGTACCAACCGGAAGGTCTAGATCAGTCTGTGATCGAGAGTTTCCCGGTGTTTATATATTCTTGTGTGAAAGACCTTAAAATCGGGAAAGGGGCATTGGAATGTGCGGTTTGTTTAAGCGAGTTCGAGGACGATGAAAAGCTGCGTTTTCTACCCAAATGCAGTCACGTTTTTCATCCTCAATGTATTGACGCTTGGTTGGCTTACCACGTGACCTGTCCCGTTTGTCGAGCTAAACTCACTCCCGATTCCGATACTAAATCAAACACTACTGAGCTCAACTCCAACTCCAACAGCATCAACGAGTCGAGTCATCCAACAACAGAAGGATCAGTGGAAGAACGAAATGCGTACGTGGTAATTAAAGTGAATGAAGAAAGCGGAGCGAGGGCAGAGAAAATAAGGGGGAAGTTTCAACATTCTCACTCGACGGGTCACTCAGTGATTCAACCAGGAGAGAACGTGGAAAGGTTTACGTTAAAATTGCCAGAGGAAATCAGGAAGCAAATTACGAAAAGAGGGAAGTTGAAACAGACGAGAAGTTACGACGTATTGTTGGGAAGGGATGGTGAAGACGAAGAAAAGTAG
- the LOC107913374 gene encoding protein DETOXIFICATION 27: MSSNGALKEAKVPLVEDLGPAEGLKGEQDDQNQSLRRRVWIESRKLWQIVGPAIFSRLASYSMLVITQAFAGHLGDLELAAISIANNVIVGFDFGLLLGMASALETLCGQAFGAKKYYMLGVYMQRSWIVLFLCCIFLLPLYLFASPALKLLGQPQDVAELSGIVSMWMIPLHFSFAFQFPLQRFLQSQLKNMVIAWVSLVALLVHIFISWVFVYRLQLGVVGTAVTLNFSWWILVLGLFAYTVCGGCPLTWTGFTIEAFSGLWDFIKLSAASGVMLCLENWYYRILILMTGNLQNAEIAVDALSICMSINGWELMIPFAFFAGIGVRVANELGAGNGKGAKFATIVSVVTSVIIGIFFWLLIMIFHDKFALIFSTSQPVLEAVSKLSLLLAFTILLNSVQPILSGVAVGSGWQSYVAYINLGCYYLIGVPLGFLMGWVFHLGVMGIWAGMIFGGAAVQTAILAFITMRCDWEKEAEKARLHVRKWSAIN; this comes from the exons ATGTCGAGTAATGGTGCGTTGAAGGAAGCAAAGGTCCCTTTGGTTGAAGATTTAGGTCCGGCAGAAGGATTGAAAGGTGAACAAGATGATCAAAACCAATCCCTTAGGAGACGGGTATGGATTGAATCAAGAAAGCTTTGGCAGATAGTTGGCCCTGCAATCTTCAGCCGCCTTGCCTCTTACTCCATGCTGGTTATCACTCAAGCCTTTGCAGGCCACCTTGGGGATCTCGAGCTTGCTGCCATTTCCATTGCAAATAATGTCATCGTGGGGTTCGACTTTGGCCTCCTG TTGGGGATGGCGAGTGCTCTCGAGACCCTCTGTGGCCAAGCCTTTGGAGCAAAGAAATACTACATGTTGGGCGTATACATGCAACGTTCATGGATTGTTCTTTTCCTATGTTGTATTTTTCTTTTGCCTTTGTATCTCTTTGCTTCCCCGGCGTTGAAACTATTGGGACAGCCGCAAGATGTGGCGGAGCTATCGGGGATCGTTTCTATGTGGATGATACCGCTTCATTTCAGCTTTGCGTTTCAGTTTCCCCTGCAAAGGTTCTTGCAGAGCCAGCTTAAAAACATGGTGATTGCATGGGTTTCCCTGGTGGCTCTCTTGGTCCATATCTTCATAAGTTGGGTGTTTGTGTATAGGCTTCAGCTTGGGGTGGTTGGGACTGCGGTTACCTTGAATTTTTCTTGGTGGATTTTGGTTTTGGGACTCTTTGCCTACACTGTTTGCGGAGGGTGTCCTCTTACTTGGACCGGTTTCACCATTGAAGCATTTTCTGGCCTTTGGGATTTCATCAAACTCTCAGCCGCCTCTGGAGTCATGCTTTG CTTGGAGAACTGGTACTATAGAATATTAATTTTGATGACCGGAAATCTCCAAAACGCAGAGATAGCCGTTGATGCTCTGTCCATATG CATGTCAATTAATGGATGGGAATTGATGATACCATTCGCATTCTTTGCTGGAATCGG AGTTAGGGTGGCAAATGAGCTTGGAGCTGGAAATGGGAAAGGAGCCAAGTTTGCAACAATAGTTTCAGTGGTGACATCAGTTATAATTGGGATCTTCTTCTGGTTGTTGATTATGATATTCCATGATAAGTTTGCTCTCATATTCTCCACAAGCCAACCAGTTTTGGAAGCAGTAAGCAAGCTCTCACTTCTCTTAGCCTTCACCATTTTGCTCAACAGTGTTCAGCCCATTCTATCTG GAGTGGCAGTGGGGTCTGGATGGCAATCCTACGTGGCTTACATAAATCTGGGTTGCTACTATCTCATAGGGGTTCCACTAGGATTCTTGATGGGATGGGTCTTCCACCTAGGAGTAATG GGAATTTGGGCTGGAATGATATTCGGAGGGGCAGCAGTTCAGACGGCGATTCTTGCGTTTATTACAATGCGGTGTGATTGGGAGAAGGAG GCAGAAAAGGCAAGGTTGCACGTGAGGAAGTGGTCAGCGATAAACTAA